Proteins co-encoded in one Bacteroidota bacterium genomic window:
- the dnaN gene encoding DNA polymerase III subunit beta: protein MKFIVSSSALLKQLSALSGVLSTSNALPILDNFLFQINKGELKISASDLETTMTASLPVESKDSGTIAVPARLLLDTLKTFPEQPLTFTIDKKKFAIEISSDYGKYKLTGHDGEDFPKIAEIESPSSFEMEADTLNKAISKTLFAVGNDELRPVMCGVFVQLESNGITFVSTDAHKLVRYKRSDAKSKKASSYIIPRKPLTLLKNVLAGDGKVKVEYNNTNVSFSFGNSHLISRLIDGKYPNYDAVIPKENPNKLIVDREAFLNSIRRVSIFANKTTHQVRLKVKGSELNVSAEDLDFSNEASERLTCNYKGEDMEIGFNSKFLAEMLSNMDSEEVQFEMSSPNRAGVMIPAKNGNKEEDILMLVMPVMLNN, encoded by the coding sequence ATGAAATTCATCGTCTCCAGTTCAGCATTATTAAAACAGCTTTCTGCGCTCAGCGGAGTGCTCAGCACCAGCAACGCGCTTCCCATTCTTGATAATTTTCTTTTTCAGATAAATAAAGGAGAATTAAAAATTTCTGCTTCCGATCTGGAAACAACCATGACTGCCTCGCTTCCTGTTGAATCAAAAGATTCAGGAACGATTGCGGTTCCTGCACGATTGCTTTTGGATACATTAAAAACCTTTCCGGAACAGCCATTGACATTCACTATTGATAAGAAAAAATTCGCCATAGAAATTTCCTCTGACTACGGAAAATACAAACTCACCGGTCATGACGGAGAAGATTTTCCGAAGATTGCGGAAATAGAATCTCCTTCTTCTTTTGAAATGGAAGCCGATACGCTGAACAAAGCCATCAGCAAAACATTATTTGCAGTGGGAAATGACGAACTCCGCCCGGTGATGTGCGGTGTGTTTGTACAATTGGAATCAAACGGAATCACGTTTGTTTCTACAGACGCGCATAAATTGGTACGTTACAAACGCAGTGATGCGAAATCAAAAAAAGCAAGTTCATACATTATTCCCAGAAAGCCGCTCACGCTTCTTAAAAATGTTTTAGCAGGAGATGGAAAAGTGAAAGTGGAATACAACAACACGAATGTTTCTTTCTCTTTCGGAAATTCTCATCTGATTTCCCGCCTCATTGATGGTAAATATCCAAACTATGATGCCGTGATTCCGAAAGAAAATCCAAATAAACTTATAGTGGACCGTGAAGCTTTTTTGAATTCCATTCGCAGAGTTTCCATCTTCGCTAATAAAACAACTCACCAGGTTCGGCTGAAAGTAAAAGGAAGCGAGCTAAATGTTTCAGCGGAAGATTTGGATTTCTCCAACGAAGCCAGCGAGCGCCTCACCTGCAATTATAAAGGAGAGGATATGGAAATAGGCTTTAACTCAAAATTTCTTGCCGAAATGCTCAGCAACATGGACAGCGAAGAAGTGCAATTTGAAATGAGCAGTCCGAACCGCGCGGGAGTGATGATTCCGGCAAAGAACGGAAACAAAGAGGAGGACATCCTCATGCTGGTGATGCCGGTGATGCTCAATAACTAA
- a CDS encoding rhomboid family intramembrane serine protease, with protein MDNSEKQKIFRSILYPVLFVALLWAVKLAEIIFNTDFILFGLYPRAYSGLIGILTCPLVHSSFNHLSSNSIPLLVLGGMTFYFYRPIAFSVFFWVYLMSGIWLWAAGREAYHIGASGLVYGFASFLFFSGIFRKERSLMVLSLLVVFLYGSLVWGIFPIHREISWESHLLGSLAGIITAFYFRKEGPQAKKFEWNEEEEDNGEWKI; from the coding sequence ATGGACAATTCTGAAAAACAAAAAATATTCCGAAGCATACTTTATCCTGTGTTATTCGTTGCTCTATTATGGGCAGTAAAGTTGGCTGAAATTATTTTTAACACAGACTTTATCCTGTTTGGATTGTATCCACGCGCATACAGCGGGCTTATCGGCATTTTAACATGTCCATTAGTCCATAGTTCATTCAATCATCTTTCTTCCAACAGTATTCCGCTTCTTGTTCTCGGAGGAATGACCTTTTATTTTTACCGCCCTATTGCTTTTTCAGTTTTCTTCTGGGTGTATCTTATGAGCGGTATATGGCTATGGGCGGCTGGAAGAGAAGCCTATCACATTGGCGCAAGCGGATTGGTATACGGCTTCGCTTCATTTCTTTTCTTCAGTGGGATTTTCAGAAAAGAAAGATCATTAATGGTGCTTTCGCTTCTGGTAGTTTTTCTCTATGGAAGTTTAGTGTGGGGAATTTTTCCGATTCATCGCGAGATTTCATGGGAATCACATTTGCTCGGCTCGCTGGCAGGAATCATCACCGCATTTTATTTTCGCAAAGAAGGCCCGCAGGCAAAAAAATTTGAGTGGAATGAGGAGGAAGAGGATAACGGAGAATGGAAGATATAA
- a CDS encoding TonB-dependent receptor, which translates to MKKITMLFSSAFIFMNVFAQDNDTINKVIQLNEMVISANKSEEKKSDIPQTIEIIKSRDVEFNNPQTSADMLQSTGNVFVQKSQAGGGSPVLRGFEANRVLIVIDGIRMNNAIYRAGHLQDVITVDNMMLDRTEVLFGPASVMYGSDALGGVMHFYTKNPELVRKDSFGGDTSGVNTKINIGLRYSSANRENTAHINLNLGYKKVAFLTGITSSDFSDLRSGSVRPPFDKPFGKCNYYVVQLDSLDTLIRNSDPNVQRFSGYKQFDVMQKILFRQNSSVSHLVNFQYSNSSDIPRYDRLQQFQPNAEPVYAKWHYGPQKRILASLKTKILSEGKFFNDMNIILAWQNIEQERVSRKYKKTSEKDQLENVGVYSANIDFRKEINPVGTSSNGIKEKHELHYGIEGTYNDVQSSATMTDIFTKVETATAPRYPDGGSTMMTSAMYLSHSWEINEKYILTDGIRFNYVDLKSQWKDTSLFHFPFSSIEQKNNALNGNIGFVAMPGFGWRFTLLGSSGFRAPNVDDMGKVNESAQGQLIVPNPVLKPEFAYSSEAGISKNFSGKVKMEAVYFYTLLQNAIVVKDDKFNGADSVLYDGVMSKVQSAQNADEAYIQGFSANFMADFDENFSLKSSINYTYGMYKDKANDTLVPMDHIPPVFGQTTLIYHYKRIETEFNVRYNGWKRLEDYSPSGEDNLAQATAYGMPAWYTLNFKTAFEINPHMKIIVGMDNILDMHYRTFASGVSAPGRNFIFAIRAKL; encoded by the coding sequence ATGAAAAAGATTACAATGTTATTCTCATCAGCATTTATTTTCATGAATGTTTTTGCGCAAGACAACGATACCATCAATAAAGTCATTCAGTTGAATGAAATGGTGATTTCGGCAAATAAATCAGAAGAAAAAAAATCTGACATACCGCAAACGATCGAAATCATTAAAAGTAGGGATGTAGAGTTCAATAATCCGCAGACATCAGCTGATATGCTTCAGAGCACGGGAAATGTTTTCGTGCAGAAAAGTCAGGCAGGCGGAGGAAGTCCGGTGCTGAGGGGTTTTGAAGCGAACAGAGTTTTAATTGTAATTGACGGAATACGAATGAACAATGCTATTTACCGCGCTGGGCATTTGCAGGACGTAATCACCGTTGACAACATGATGCTCGATAGAACGGAAGTTCTTTTTGGTCCAGCTTCCGTGATGTACGGGAGCGATGCACTGGGAGGCGTGATGCACTTCTACACAAAAAATCCTGAACTCGTCCGCAAGGACTCCTTCGGAGGAGATACTTCTGGCGTGAATACGAAAATAAATATCGGGCTTCGCTATTCAAGTGCGAACAGGGAAAACACCGCACATATCAATTTGAATCTTGGATACAAAAAAGTTGCTTTCCTCACCGGCATAACTTCGAGTGATTTTTCTGATTTAAGAAGCGGAAGTGTCCGTCCGCCATTTGACAAGCCATTCGGCAAGTGCAATTATTATGTGGTGCAATTGGACAGTCTGGATACGCTCATCAGAAACTCTGACCCGAATGTTCAGCGGTTTTCAGGATACAAACAATTTGACGTGATGCAGAAAATTCTTTTCCGGCAAAACAGCAGTGTTTCTCATCTTGTGAATTTTCAGTATTCCAATTCATCTGACATTCCGCGCTATGATCGCCTTCAGCAGTTTCAGCCCAACGCGGAACCCGTGTATGCAAAATGGCATTACGGTCCGCAGAAAAGAATTCTCGCTTCTCTGAAAACAAAAATTCTTTCGGAAGGAAAATTTTTTAATGACATGAACATCATTCTTGCCTGGCAGAATATTGAGCAAGAACGCGTGAGCAGAAAATATAAAAAGACGAGCGAGAAAGACCAGCTGGAAAATGTGGGCGTTTATTCCGCGAACATTGATTTCAGAAAAGAGATAAATCCCGTAGGAACTTCTTCCAACGGGATAAAAGAAAAACACGAACTGCATTACGGCATTGAAGGAACTTACAACGATGTGCAGTCCTCCGCCACGATGACGGATATTTTTACAAAAGTTGAAACCGCTACCGCACCTCGCTATCCCGATGGAGGAAGCACAATGATGACTTCCGCCATGTATCTTTCTCACAGCTGGGAGATAAATGAAAAATATATTCTCACCGATGGCATTCGGTTTAACTATGTTGATTTGAAATCGCAGTGGAAAGACACCTCACTTTTTCATTTCCCGTTTTCTTCCATTGAACAAAAAAACAATGCTCTTAATGGGAATATTGGTTTCGTTGCCATGCCGGGATTCGGATGGAGATTCACTCTCCTTGGCTCAAGCGGGTTCCGCGCGCCAAATGTGGATGACATGGGAAAAGTGAATGAGTCTGCTCAGGGACAACTCATTGTTCCGAATCCCGTTCTGAAACCCGAGTTCGCTTACAGCAGTGAAGCGGGGATTTCAAAAAACTTCAGCGGGAAAGTAAAAATGGAAGCAGTTTATTTCTACACGCTTCTTCAAAATGCTATCGTGGTGAAAGACGATAAGTTTAACGGAGCCGATTCTGTTTTGTACGATGGCGTGATGAGCAAAGTGCAGTCGGCACAAAACGCAGATGAAGCATACATACAAGGATTTTCTGCAAACTTCATGGCAGACTTTGATGAAAATTTTTCTCTGAAGAGTTCGATAAATTACACATACGGAATGTATAAAGACAAAGCAAACGATACGCTTGTTCCGATGGATCACATTCCGCCTGTGTTCGGGCAGACCACATTAATATATCACTATAAAAGAATTGAAACTGAATTTAACGTTCGATACAACGGATGGAAGCGCCTCGAAGATTACAGTCCGAGCGGAGAAGATAATCTGGCACAAGCAACCGCTTATGGAATGCCGGCATGGTACACACTCAATTTTAAAACTGCGTTCGAAATAAATCCGCACATGAAAATCATCGTTGGAATGGATAATATCCTCGACATGCACTATCGCACTTTTGCTTCAGGCGTGAGCGCTCCCGGAAGAAATTTCATTTTTGCGATAAGAGCCAAACTATAA
- a CDS encoding T9SS type A sorting domain-containing protein — protein sequence MKKHFLFLLLISQFSFFPPAFAQSQICLDIGQPIDNLTGQIYVNYGVIANTCTPNVRLNFILGPWNSPDDVTLHNGKTWKQTYDEIVDSLINRGITIYGLIGAQISYNAIGDFLINYPSDTQADSAQASQWEQDYVYNFVSVVDKFKDRIRSFESYNEPNNWDNGWTSVVCAKWFALMLQDIYLNTKYFNGHATDPLWQVNLISGPLFTFDLNDGSSYLNDTYNYGKNIWAWDWTHAQTGSYPLDGIGMHIYCAQGTNDSATVVNAMSANINAMYSAITNWEGVTNKQIWISEFGWESLTITEQGQADNLKNAFNLLLNDTRIGLATFFTIRDWPGYYWGMYYWGNFSAADRKLAYYEFLNITNCSPTSVAEMANEKPTLLFDASTGNYMLNFSGNEKIKIEIWNSLGEKISEIENKSPSISISKNSLGVNSGIYFLRVERESYSSVFKLIF from the coding sequence ATGAAAAAACATTTTCTTTTTTTGCTTCTCATTTCTCAATTCTCTTTTTTTCCTCCTGCATTTGCTCAATCTCAAATTTGCTTAGACATCGGTCAGCCCATCGATAACTTGACAGGGCAGATTTATGTGAACTACGGTGTGATAGCAAATACCTGCACGCCAAATGTTCGTTTGAATTTTATTCTCGGTCCGTGGAATTCTCCCGATGACGTTACTCTACACAACGGAAAAACATGGAAACAGACATACGATGAAATTGTAGACAGCCTGATAAACCGCGGAATAACTATTTACGGTTTAATTGGCGCACAGATTTCATACAATGCCATAGGAGATTTTCTTATTAATTACCCGAGTGACACACAAGCTGATTCCGCTCAGGCATCTCAATGGGAGCAGGATTATGTTTACAATTTTGTTAGCGTGGTGGATAAATTTAAAGACCGTATTCGCTCATTTGAATCTTATAACGAGCCAAACAACTGGGACAACGGCTGGACTTCTGTTGTCTGCGCGAAATGGTTTGCATTAATGCTTCAGGATATTTATCTCAACACAAAATATTTCAACGGACATGCAACGGATCCACTATGGCAGGTAAATTTAATTTCCGGTCCGCTTTTCACTTTTGATTTAAATGACGGTTCTTCTTATCTGAATGACACCTACAATTACGGAAAAAATATCTGGGCATGGGACTGGACGCACGCGCAAACAGGAAGTTATCCGCTGGATGGAATCGGAATGCATATTTATTGCGCGCAGGGAACCAATGATTCAGCAACAGTTGTAAATGCAATGTCGGCAAACATCAATGCGATGTACAGTGCCATTACAAACTGGGAAGGAGTCACAAATAAACAAATCTGGATTTCTGAATTTGGCTGGGAATCATTAACAATAACCGAACAAGGACAAGCAGATAATTTGAAAAATGCATTTAATCTTTTGCTGAACGATACACGAATTGGTCTTGCAACATTTTTTACAATCCGCGACTGGCCCGGTTATTACTGGGGAATGTATTATTGGGGAAATTTTTCTGCTGCTGACAGAAAACTTGCCTACTATGAATTTCTGAATATTACGAATTGCAGCCCAACATCTGTTGCTGAAATGGCTAATGAAAAACCAACTCTTTTGTTTGACGCCTCAACAGGGAACTATATGTTGAATTTTTCCGGGAATGAAAAAATAAAAATTGAAATCTGGAATTCACTTGGGGAAAAGATTTCTGAAATAGAAAATAAATCTCCTTCTATATCTATTAGCAAAAATTCTCTTGGAGTAAATTCAGGAATATATTTCCTGCGTGTAGAAAGAGAAAGCTATTCTTCAGTTTTTAAACTTATCTTCTGA
- the gldG gene encoding gliding motility-associated ABC transporter substrate-binding protein GldG, which translates to MKKRKDIIQLFLSIAIIVLVNFIATFFFSRFDLTSDKRYTLSPATKAMLGKLDDIIYFKVYLDGDLPAAFDRLKTSTKEMLDEMRVYSHGNIEYQFINPLESNEKKKQDDIIRQLMQKGLVPTDIQLNEKAGMTQQTIFPAALATYRTREFPVQLFKEQIGTPSDLQLNNSIQSLEYELISAIRKLTINVKEKIAFTEGHGELDSTDVADITTSLADYYTMSRIKLEGKIKNIEEINKLQTIIIAKPDSVFSEQNKFIIDQFIMQGGKVLWLVDGTYASMDSLTRSPETFALAMPLNLESQLFKYGARINANLVMDMRSGVIPVPVNNKYQLLSWFHFPLLAQSNNHPIVNNINLVKGEFTSTVDTVSVSGIKKTFLLSTSKYTNVQNAPARIDIRTIFKEPDVRFFNQAYKTVAVLLEGEFESLYKNHPLPGIDSIPEIKFREKSSPTKMIVVADGDVIKNAVQHSSGRAYPLGYDIYSKQTYGNKNFILNAVNYLCDDSGLLEVRSREIKLRMMDRKKVTEEKFKWQTMNTAVPLLLVIVFGIVQAIIRKRKFAN; encoded by the coding sequence ATGAAAAAACGAAAAGACATAATTCAATTGTTCCTGAGCATCGCCATTATAGTGCTCGTGAATTTCATTGCTACATTTTTCTTTTCCCGCTTTGATTTAACTTCCGACAAACGCTACACGCTTTCTCCCGCCACCAAAGCAATGCTCGGAAAACTGGATGACATTATTTATTTTAAAGTTTATTTAGACGGAGATTTGCCCGCAGCATTTGACCGTCTGAAAACTTCTACAAAAGAAATGCTGGACGAAATGCGAGTGTACTCACACGGAAACATCGAGTATCAGTTCATAAACCCTCTCGAAAGCAACGAGAAGAAAAAACAGGATGACATTATCCGCCAGTTGATGCAGAAAGGTCTTGTGCCAACCGATATTCAATTGAATGAAAAGGCGGGAATGACTCAGCAGACAATTTTCCCCGCTGCGCTCGCAACTTATCGCACGCGGGAATTTCCGGTGCAGCTCTTCAAAGAGCAAATAGGCACCCCGAGTGATTTACAGCTTAATAATTCCATCCAATCGCTGGAGTATGAACTCATTTCTGCCATCCGAAAGTTAACCATAAATGTAAAAGAAAAAATAGCTTTTACGGAAGGGCATGGAGAATTAGACTCAACCGATGTGGCAGACATTACTACATCTCTTGCCGATTATTACACCATGAGCAGAATTAAACTTGAAGGAAAAATTAAAAATATAGAAGAAATAAATAAACTGCAGACCATTATCATTGCGAAGCCTGATTCGGTTTTCTCAGAGCAGAACAAATTCATCATTGACCAGTTCATCATGCAAGGCGGAAAAGTACTTTGGCTGGTGGATGGCACCTATGCCAGCATGGATAGTTTGACCCGATCTCCGGAAACGTTCGCGCTTGCCATGCCCCTTAATCTCGAAAGCCAGCTCTTCAAATACGGTGCGCGCATCAATGCAAACCTTGTGATGGACATGCGCTCTGGTGTTATACCGGTTCCTGTGAACAATAAATACCAACTGTTATCCTGGTTTCATTTTCCGTTGCTTGCCCAAAGCAATAATCATCCGATTGTGAATAACATCAATCTTGTGAAAGGAGAATTTACAAGCACTGTTGATACGGTTAGCGTTTCAGGAATTAAGAAAACATTTTTACTATCAACTTCAAAATACACAAATGTTCAGAATGCTCCTGCGAGAATCGACATCCGAACTATTTTCAAGGAACCCGATGTCAGATTTTTTAATCAGGCATATAAAACCGTTGCCGTTCTGCTGGAAGGTGAATTTGAATCGCTATATAAAAATCACCCTCTGCCGGGAATTGATTCCATTCCGGAAATAAAATTCAGGGAAAAAAGTTCTCCCACTAAAATGATTGTAGTGGCAGATGGCGATGTGATAAAAAATGCCGTTCAACATTCCTCTGGCAGGGCTTATCCCTTGGGGTATGATATTTATTCCAAGCAAACGTATGGAAATAAAAATTTCATCCTGAATGCAGTTAATTATCTTTGCGATGATTCAGGATTGCTGGAAGTACGCTCACGCGAAATAAAATTAAGAATGATGGACAGGAAAAAAGTTACAGAAGAAAAATTCAAATGGCAGACGATGAATACCGCAGTGCCTCTTCTTCTTGTGATTGTTTTTGGAATTGTTCAGGCAATTATCCGTAAAAGAAAATTTGCAAATTAA